One genomic segment of Anticarsia gemmatalis isolate Benzon Research Colony breed Stoneville strain chromosome Z, ilAntGemm2 primary, whole genome shotgun sequence includes these proteins:
- the LOC142986624 gene encoding uncharacterized protein LOC142986624 yields the protein MDDKPSKYDPNTEAFQMRAQWAKADNCRKQWFERWSWLLDERKATLAQADAIRQEAADALNQVITKEETTKSLKPVPVTSTGVIGWLASKPDCQLEIYTSWLDKPPRRLPDAWDHPDYVGASN from the exons ATGGACGACAAGCCCTCGAAGTATGACCCGAACACGGAAGCATTCCAGATGCGAGCGCAGTGGGCGAAGGCAGACAACTGCAGAAAACAGTGGTTCGAGCGATGGAGCTGGCTGCTTGATGAGAGAAA GGCGACGTTGGCGCAGGCGGACGCTATTCGCCAGGAAGCAGCTGATGCTCTGAATCAAGTTATAACAAAAGAAGAAACCACAAAATCTCTGAAACCCGTGCCCGTCACATCTACCGGGGTAATCGGCTGGCTAGCGAGCAA GCCTGATTGCCAACTAGAGATCTACACGTCGTGGTTAGACAAGCCTCCGCGACGGTTGCCAGACGCCTGGGATCATCCTGACTACGTGGGTGCAAGCAACTAA
- the LOC142986454 gene encoding uncharacterized protein LOC142986454 yields the protein MSFSDEDCETLIELIRQHPPLYNAQLDSYRDENLKDNIWKSIAESINKTDSECRKKWKLIRDSYNRYKRKQKQSTGSAAPAKNSKWQFYERLRFLENTPSERQSCTSVEQEQQSSASVEEEVTNTSPGVEHEDTPHEAADTSVHNTPSKELPGTSKSTQERSNIPLNNSYEKSTSKNTKRKRQKEDEFIKFMKDRQENRNRQLESLKSQEPVDDISTFTKHIEMMLRKLSARSRAMAKTEIFNIVSKYEIGDIEGQTERPYTDSSYQLSYNSNSSYNSYSPISAASEHQTQTGLIDLTSRQSLNISSEPFLNNYGEIDQNNLDELANLP from the exons atgagtttttctgACGAAGACTGTGAGACTCTGATTGAACTTATCAGGCAGCACCCTCCGCTATACAATGCACAACTAGACTCCTACAGAGACGAAAATTTGAAGGACAATATTTGGAAAAGCATAGCTgaaagcataaataaaacag attcGGAATGCCGTAAAAAATGGAAACTGATCAGGGACTCCTACAACAGATATAAgcgcaaacaaaaacaatcgacGGGATCTGCAGCACCAGCTAAAAATTCAAAGTGGCAGTTTTATGAACGcttaagatttttagaaaacacACCATCAGAACGGCAAAGCTGCACCAGTGTAGAACAAGAACAGCAAAGCTCCGCCAGTGTAGAAGAAGAAGTTACTAATACCTCCCCAGGAGTAGAACATGAAGATACTCCTCACGAAGCCGCAGACACGTCAGTACATAACACTCCTTCAAAGGAGTTACCAGGCACTTCTAAATCTACACAAGAGAGATCTAATATACCACTAAATAACAGTTATGAAAAATCAACCTCCAAAAATACAAAGAGAAAGAGACAAAAAGAAGAtgaattcataaaatttatgaagGACAGACAGGAAAACCGAAATAGACAGCTGGAGTCATTAAAATCTCAAGAACCAGTTGATGATATATcgacatttacaaaacatattgaaatGATGCTAAGAAAATTGAGTGCACGTTCAAGAGCCATGGCAAAAacggaaatatttaatattgtctcGAAGTATGAGATCGGAGATATCGAAGGTCAAACTGAACGCCCCTATACTGATTCATCATACCAGTTATCATATAATTCAAATTCATCATACAATTCATATTCTCCGATAAGTGCAGCATCAGAACACCAAACACAGACTGGATTGATTGATTTAACATCTCGCCAATCACTAAATATTTCGAGTGAACCATTTCTAAACAATTACGGTGAAATCGACCAGAATAATTTAGATGAATTGGCAAACTTACCTTAA